Proteins encoded together in one Corallococcus soli window:
- a CDS encoding tetratricopeptide repeat protein has protein sequence MSDARLEQFKKMVAQFPDAPMAWFSLGKLHLERKEYTDAIQSLEAAVRLDPNYAAALVSLGDAYVAAGQTEKARQVLTTGRDHALAQGHPGLAEEIDERIADLD, from the coding sequence ATGAGCGACGCCCGCCTGGAACAATTCAAGAAGATGGTGGCCCAGTTCCCCGACGCCCCCATGGCCTGGTTCTCCCTGGGGAAGCTCCACCTGGAGCGCAAGGAATACACGGACGCCATCCAGAGCCTGGAGGCCGCCGTCCGCCTGGACCCGAACTATGCCGCCGCGCTGGTCTCCCTCGGGGACGCCTATGTGGCGGCCGGGCAGACGGAGAAGGCCCGTCAGGTGCTGACCACCGGCCGGGACCACGCTCTTGCCCAGGGGCACCCCGGGCTGGCCGAGGAGATCGACGAGCGCATCGCCGACCTGGACTGA
- a CDS encoding ComF family protein, producing MWKALLDLLYPPMCLACAKVLPGVGAVFCEPCDTALERLPPVCCRTCAEPGTFPGHMCPRCRTVTPPFSRAWAPFAHEGPVARAIHRFKYEDQPDLAAPLGALLADEARRFLRTAPECVVALPLHVRRFRTRQYDQAQLLAGTLAKATGRVAPVGWLERMRETKRQVGLSEAERTGNVAGAFVASRAVKGREVLLLDDVFTTGSTARAAAVALREAGAMRVEVLTLARAFTLA from the coding sequence ATGTGGAAGGCCTTGTTGGACCTGCTGTATCCGCCCATGTGTCTGGCCTGCGCGAAGGTGCTGCCGGGCGTGGGCGCGGTGTTCTGCGAGCCGTGTGACACCGCGCTGGAGCGACTGCCGCCGGTGTGTTGCCGGACGTGCGCGGAGCCGGGCACGTTCCCGGGGCACATGTGTCCCAGGTGTCGGACGGTGACTCCGCCGTTCAGCCGGGCCTGGGCGCCCTTCGCGCACGAGGGGCCGGTGGCGCGCGCCATCCATCGCTTCAAGTATGAGGACCAGCCGGACCTCGCCGCGCCGCTGGGCGCGCTGCTCGCGGACGAGGCGCGCAGGTTCCTCAGGACGGCGCCGGAGTGCGTGGTGGCGTTGCCGCTGCATGTCCGGAGGTTCCGGACGCGGCAGTACGACCAGGCGCAGTTGCTCGCGGGGACGCTGGCGAAGGCGACGGGACGCGTGGCGCCGGTGGGGTGGCTGGAGCGCATGCGCGAAACGAAGCGGCAGGTGGGGCTCAGTGAGGCGGAGCGCACGGGCAACGTGGCGGGAGCGTTCGTGGCGTCGCGGGCGGTGAAGGGGCGGGAGGTCTTGCTGCTGGATGACGTGTTCACCACCGGGTCCACCGCGCGGGCCGCGGCGGTCGCGCTGCGGGAGGCGGGGGCCATGCGGGTGGAGGTGCTGACACTGGCGAGGGCGTTCACCCTCGCCTGA
- a CDS encoding sensor histidine kinase, whose protein sequence is MTHRPLSSRLRDALGSLSARLLVAFLLPTLVFLALAGASVYALARASLEDELGSSLSALAAATASQVSGERMLTIEPGDDVSGTRTWRNLVRLLDGVRTASGVRRVYAVDAQGRVRTDVGGNLPVGAEVPELARDRLELTRVLAGERAASQVLFTGSDGLLYKTGYAPVVQDGQVVGAIAVEGSAAFFGPLRRLWRTFVMASVVALVVLAFIAMLTARGLARPLRRLMDSALRIGRGDLTTPVPPEPTREIGVLARELEVMRGALESRDRQLKLMLAGVAHEVRNPLGGIALFSGLLQEDLRAGAHADAGSHVDRIQREVTYLQRIVEDFLAFAREQPLARSPMEAPDLVSSACELLSMEASGKGVTLDVHAAPAHLEADGSLLTAALVNLVKNAVQAAPPGSRVRVRGQPRDGGYAIDVQDSGPGVPDTERDRIFEPFFTTREQGTGLGLPLARKIVRAHGGELALRSTPGDTVFTLTLPCPPTSGEARS, encoded by the coding sequence ATGACGCATCGCCCCCTTTCCTCCCGCCTGCGGGACGCGCTGGGCTCGCTGTCGGCGCGGCTGCTGGTGGCGTTCCTCCTGCCCACCCTCGTCTTCCTCGCGCTGGCGGGGGCGTCCGTGTACGCGCTGGCCCGCGCGAGCCTGGAGGACGAGCTGGGCTCCAGCCTGTCCGCGCTCGCCGCCGCCACCGCCAGCCAGGTCAGCGGCGAGCGCATGCTCACCATCGAGCCCGGTGACGACGTGTCCGGCACCCGCACCTGGCGCAACCTCGTGCGACTGCTCGATGGCGTGCGCACCGCCAGCGGGGTGCGCCGCGTGTACGCCGTGGACGCGCAGGGCCGCGTTCGCACGGACGTGGGCGGCAACCTCCCCGTGGGCGCCGAGGTGCCGGAGCTCGCGCGCGACCGTCTGGAATTGACCCGGGTCCTCGCCGGCGAACGCGCCGCCAGCCAGGTGCTCTTCACCGGCTCCGACGGGCTGCTCTACAAGACGGGCTACGCGCCCGTGGTCCAGGACGGACAGGTGGTGGGCGCCATCGCCGTGGAGGGCAGCGCGGCCTTCTTCGGCCCGCTGCGCCGGCTGTGGCGCACCTTCGTCATGGCCAGCGTCGTGGCGCTCGTCGTGCTCGCCTTCATCGCCATGCTCACCGCGCGGGGACTGGCCCGTCCGCTGCGCCGGCTGATGGACTCCGCGCTGCGGATCGGCCGGGGCGACCTGACCACGCCCGTGCCCCCGGAGCCCACCCGGGAGATTGGCGTGCTGGCGCGCGAGCTGGAGGTCATGCGCGGCGCGCTGGAGAGCCGGGACCGGCAGCTCAAGCTCATGCTCGCGGGCGTGGCCCACGAGGTGCGCAACCCGCTGGGCGGCATCGCCCTCTTCTCCGGCCTGCTCCAGGAGGACCTGCGCGCGGGGGCCCACGCGGACGCCGGCAGCCACGTGGACCGCATCCAGCGCGAGGTCACCTACCTCCAGCGCATCGTCGAGGACTTCCTCGCCTTCGCCCGGGAACAACCGCTGGCGCGCTCACCGATGGAGGCCCCCGACCTCGTCTCCAGCGCGTGCGAGCTGCTCTCCATGGAGGCCAGCGGCAAGGGCGTCACCCTGGACGTGCACGCCGCGCCCGCGCACCTGGAGGCGGACGGCAGCCTGCTCACCGCCGCGCTCGTGAACCTGGTGAAGAACGCCGTGCAGGCCGCGCCCCCCGGCAGCCGCGTGCGCGTGCGCGGTCAGCCCCGCGACGGCGGCTACGCCATCGACGTCCAGGACTCCGGCCCCGGCGTCCCCGACACCGAACGCGACCGCATCTTCGAGCCCTTCTTCACCACCCGCGAGCAGGGCACCGGCCTGGGCCTGCCCCTCGCGCGGAAGATCGTCCGCGCGCATGGCGGGGAGCTGGCCCTGCGCTCCACGCCGGGCGATACCGTCTTCACCCTCACCCTGCCCTGCCCTCCAACGTCAGGGGAGGCGCGGTCCTGA
- a CDS encoding GlsB/YeaQ/YmgE family stress response membrane protein yields the protein MGIIAFLVIGLVAGLIARAIMPGNQSMGLIATTLLGIAGSFVGGFVGSLFSSDGRVFDLHPTGLLFSVLGALVVLFLVGLAGRGRRVHV from the coding sequence ATGGGGATTATCGCGTTTCTGGTGATTGGTCTGGTTGCGGGTCTGATTGCGCGCGCCATCATGCCGGGGAATCAGTCGATGGGGCTCATCGCCACCACGCTGCTCGGCATCGCCGGTTCGTTCGTCGGTGGCTTCGTGGGTTCGCTGTTCTCCAGTGACGGTCGCGTGTTCGACCTGCACCCCACCGGACTCCTGTTCTCCGTCCTGGGCGCACTGGTGGTGCTGTTCCTCGTGGGGCTCGCCGGCCGCGGCCGTCGCGTCCACGTCTAG
- a CDS encoding RNA ligase RtcB family protein, whose protein sequence is MSTSLPGTSTAVAPAATVRIIASPQSWVEGEAVRQLEAVARLPGMRLAVGLPDLHPGKGAPVGAAFESEGFLYPYLVGSDIGCGMGLWDVDLPVRKAKAERWAAKLDLEGAWEGDAEAFLTEHGGRATGFEAALGTVGGGNHFAEVQRVETVHDARVFEALGLRAERLLLLVHSGSRGLGEAILRTHVDRHAAGGLTAGTPEARAYLERHDGAVTWARANRALVARRTLEGIGATGRRVLDVCHNSVTVRHSDGRVGWLHRKGAAPWDEGPVVIPGSRGALSYLVLPVGTGEHSAHSLAHGAGRKWTRTAARERLKERFTADSLTRTVFKSHVVCEDRDLLFEEAPPAYKAIDRVVTDLVEAGLVRVVATLAPVLTYKTRGRSAE, encoded by the coding sequence ATGTCCACGTCACTTCCTGGAACCTCCACGGCCGTCGCGCCGGCCGCCACGGTGCGCATCATCGCCTCCCCCCAGTCCTGGGTGGAGGGCGAGGCGGTGCGCCAGTTGGAGGCCGTGGCGCGACTGCCCGGCATGCGCCTGGCGGTGGGGCTGCCCGACCTGCACCCCGGCAAGGGCGCTCCGGTGGGCGCGGCCTTCGAATCCGAGGGGTTCCTCTATCCCTACCTCGTGGGCAGCGACATCGGCTGTGGCATGGGCCTGTGGGACGTGGACCTGCCAGTGCGCAAGGCGAAGGCGGAGCGGTGGGCCGCGAAGCTGGACCTGGAGGGCGCGTGGGAGGGCGACGCGGAGGCCTTCCTGACGGAGCACGGCGGCAGGGCCACGGGCTTCGAGGCGGCGCTGGGCACGGTGGGCGGCGGCAACCACTTCGCGGAGGTGCAGCGGGTGGAGACGGTGCACGACGCGCGGGTGTTCGAAGCGCTGGGGCTGCGCGCGGAGCGGTTGCTCCTGCTCGTGCACTCGGGCTCGCGCGGGCTGGGCGAGGCCATCCTCCGCACGCACGTGGACCGGCACGCCGCGGGCGGACTGACGGCGGGGACGCCCGAGGCGCGAGCGTACCTGGAGCGGCACGACGGCGCGGTGACGTGGGCCCGGGCGAACCGCGCGCTGGTGGCGCGGCGGACGCTGGAGGGCATCGGGGCGACGGGGCGGCGGGTGCTGGACGTGTGCCACAACAGCGTCACCGTGCGGCACTCGGACGGGCGCGTGGGGTGGCTGCACCGCAAGGGCGCGGCGCCCTGGGATGAGGGGCCGGTGGTGATTCCGGGCAGTCGCGGCGCGCTCAGCTATCTGGTGTTGCCGGTGGGCACGGGCGAGCACAGCGCCCACAGCCTGGCGCATGGCGCGGGTCGCAAGTGGACGCGCACGGCGGCGCGCGAGCGCTTGAAGGAGCGCTTCACCGCGGACTCCCTGACGCGCACGGTGTTCAAGAGCCACGTCGTCTGCGAGGACCGCGACCTGCTCTTCGAGGAGGCGCCGCCCGCGTACAAGGCCATCGACCGCGTGGTGACGGATTTGGTGGAGGCGGGGCTGGTGCGGGTGGTGGCGACGCTGGCGCCGGTGCTCACGTACAAGACGCGAGGCCGCTCGGCGGAGTGA
- the rsfS gene encoding ribosome silencing factor — translation MATKKKTPASKKTKTKAKAKSVTRAPARKKTAVKKAAKSSLRPPPRKTTAAARKKAPRAPAPPAPPKIAENPKARELARRIGDLLLDKKASDVVILDMRGMTSYADYIVIASGESDRQVSAMAENVQVQLKAGSQPLRPISTEGMETGQWVLLDYDDVVAHLFNGEVRAFYDLDGLWADAPREKLA, via the coding sequence ATGGCCACGAAGAAGAAGACCCCCGCGTCCAAGAAGACGAAGACGAAGGCGAAGGCGAAGAGCGTCACCCGGGCTCCGGCCCGGAAGAAGACGGCGGTGAAGAAGGCGGCGAAGTCCAGCCTCCGTCCGCCGCCGCGCAAGACGACCGCCGCCGCCCGCAAGAAGGCTCCGCGCGCTCCGGCGCCGCCGGCTCCGCCCAAGATCGCGGAGAACCCGAAGGCGCGCGAGCTGGCGCGCCGCATCGGCGACCTGCTGCTCGACAAGAAGGCGTCCGACGTCGTCATCCTCGACATGCGCGGGATGACGTCCTACGCGGACTACATCGTCATCGCCTCCGGCGAGAGCGACCGTCAGGTGAGCGCCATGGCGGAGAACGTCCAGGTGCAGCTCAAGGCGGGCTCCCAGCCCCTGCGCCCCATCAGCACCGAGGGCATGGAGACGGGCCAGTGGGTGCTGCTGGACTACGACGACGTCGTGGCCCACCTGTTCAACGGCGAGGTGCGCGCCTTCTACGACCTGGACGGGCTGTGGGCGGACGCGCCCCGGGAGAAGCTGGCCTGA
- the radA gene encoding DNA repair protein RadA, translating to MAKAKTHYTCQACGYQTAKWLGKCPDCGAWSSLLEETEAKVDDKRPAWGASGGASRPVKLQDVTGETEVRRRTGIAEFDRVLGGGVVGGSLVLLGGDPGIGKSTLLLAALDKLARHGPVLYVSGEESLRQTKMRAERLRVESENIHLFAETDADRVLQAAEALKPQALVVDSIQTMYLPELGNAPGSITQVREVAGRLMAFAKRSGVPTFLVGHVTKEGSIAGPRVLEHMVDTVLYFEGERGHPFRLLRAHKNRFGSTNEIGVFEMKGAGLMEVADPSALFLSERPQGKSGSVVTSTLNGTRPLLVEVQALVAPTGYGTARRTAIGVDGNRVALLAAVLEKKEEIPLVGCDLFVNVAGGMQLSEPACDLAVCAALVSSLQNRPLDPKTLVLGEVGLAGEVRAVGQVEPRLAEAAKMGFQRVVMPAGSARRLEKTKMQVVGVETLSEALAAMFD from the coding sequence ATGGCGAAGGCGAAGACGCACTACACCTGTCAGGCCTGTGGCTACCAGACGGCGAAGTGGCTCGGGAAGTGCCCGGACTGCGGCGCCTGGAGCTCGCTGCTGGAGGAGACCGAGGCGAAGGTGGACGACAAGCGCCCGGCGTGGGGCGCGTCGGGCGGCGCCTCCCGGCCGGTGAAGCTCCAGGACGTGACGGGGGAGACGGAGGTGCGCCGGCGCACGGGCATCGCCGAGTTCGACCGGGTGCTGGGCGGCGGCGTGGTGGGCGGCTCGCTGGTGCTCCTGGGCGGTGACCCCGGCATCGGCAAGTCCACGCTGCTGCTGGCGGCACTGGACAAGCTGGCGCGGCACGGGCCGGTGCTCTACGTGTCGGGTGAAGAGAGCCTGCGGCAGACGAAGATGCGCGCCGAGCGCCTGCGGGTGGAGAGCGAAAACATCCACCTGTTCGCGGAGACGGACGCGGACCGGGTGCTCCAGGCGGCGGAGGCGCTGAAGCCCCAGGCGCTGGTGGTGGACTCCATCCAGACCATGTACCTGCCGGAGCTGGGCAACGCGCCGGGCAGCATCACGCAGGTGCGCGAGGTGGCGGGCCGGCTGATGGCGTTCGCCAAGCGCAGCGGGGTGCCCACGTTCCTGGTGGGCCACGTGACGAAGGAGGGCTCCATCGCGGGCCCCCGGGTGCTGGAGCACATGGTGGACACGGTCCTCTACTTCGAGGGCGAAAGGGGCCACCCGTTCCGCCTGCTGCGAGCGCACAAGAACCGCTTCGGCAGCACCAACGAGATTGGCGTCTTCGAGATGAAGGGCGCGGGGTTGATGGAGGTGGCGGACCCGTCCGCGCTGTTCCTGTCGGAGCGGCCCCAGGGCAAGTCCGGCAGCGTGGTGACGAGCACGCTCAACGGCACGCGTCCGCTGCTGGTGGAGGTGCAGGCGCTGGTGGCGCCCACGGGCTACGGCACGGCGAGGCGCACGGCGATCGGCGTGGACGGCAACCGGGTGGCGCTGCTGGCGGCGGTGCTGGAGAAGAAGGAGGAGATTCCGCTGGTGGGCTGCGACCTGTTCGTCAACGTGGCGGGCGGCATGCAGTTGAGCGAACCGGCGTGCGACCTGGCGGTGTGCGCGGCGCTGGTGAGCAGCCTGCAGAACCGGCCGTTGGATCCGAAGACGCTGGTGCTGGGAGAGGTGGGGCTCGCAGGCGAGGTGCGCGCGGTGGGCCAGGTGGAGCCGAGGCTCGCGGAGGCCGCGAAGATGGGCTTCCAGCGGGTGGTGATGCCCGCCGGCAGCGCGCGCCGGCTGGAGAAGACGAAGATGCAGGTGGTGGGCGTGGAGACGCTGAGCGAAGCGCTGGCCGCGATGTTCGACTGA
- a CDS encoding TetR family transcriptional regulator, translating into MTLRALALLACLLVGAAAGASSGLEQARAQAQSARVGVRTLRTQQQGLREELNGLAARIETLKSQRQGKLTTGEELESALRRSQELSGELTGLAQSVSGAEGDVERAHLALHGALSQELTRLRSAWDATTDRTERARLLERMRSVREEREAVRAALPASQVPALDGAARGDDPEDLLAQADALRDSQDKVRQRLQALKARISEVREERDLDRRMNDFLGEESMFDDQDRRLRLRSSGDQGFQVAPTQRTGSSPSPASSSDDYSDFPPMAGGGETGGGEKPASGPGDVATPMSSRAASDRRPQVDPVRAQALAAGGPEDLKSLEQEAAKLESLARELDGRAGALERRAKTLAP; encoded by the coding sequence ATGACGCTGCGTGCCCTAGCCCTTCTCGCGTGCCTGCTGGTGGGCGCTGCCGCCGGGGCGTCCTCCGGGCTGGAGCAGGCGCGGGCGCAGGCCCAGTCGGCGCGCGTCGGCGTCCGCACCCTGCGCACCCAGCAGCAGGGCCTGCGCGAAGAGCTCAACGGGCTGGCCGCGCGCATCGAAACCCTCAAGTCCCAGCGCCAGGGGAAGCTGACGACGGGCGAGGAGCTGGAGTCCGCGCTGCGCCGCTCGCAGGAGCTGAGCGGGGAGCTCACGGGGCTGGCCCAGTCGGTGTCCGGCGCGGAGGGGGACGTGGAGCGCGCGCACCTGGCGCTGCACGGCGCGCTGTCGCAGGAGCTGACGCGGCTGCGCTCGGCGTGGGACGCGACGACGGACCGGACGGAGCGGGCGCGGCTGCTGGAGCGGATGCGGTCGGTGCGCGAGGAGCGGGAGGCCGTGCGCGCGGCGCTGCCCGCCTCCCAGGTGCCGGCGCTGGATGGGGCCGCGCGGGGGGATGATCCCGAGGACCTGCTGGCCCAGGCGGACGCGCTGCGCGACAGCCAGGACAAGGTGCGCCAGCGGCTCCAGGCCCTGAAGGCGCGCATCAGCGAGGTGCGCGAGGAGCGCGACCTGGACCGGCGCATGAACGACTTCCTGGGCGAGGAGTCCATGTTCGACGACCAGGACCGGCGCCTGCGCCTGCGCTCCTCGGGCGACCAGGGCTTCCAGGTGGCGCCCACGCAGCGGACCGGGAGCTCACCGTCGCCGGCCTCCAGCTCGGACGACTACTCCGACTTCCCACCCATGGCGGGCGGGGGAGAGACGGGAGGCGGGGAGAAGCCCGCGTCGGGACCGGGCGACGTCGCGACGCCGATGTCCTCCAGGGCCGCGAGCGACCGGCGGCCCCAGGTGGATCCCGTGCGCGCCCAGGCCCTGGCCGCGGGCGGGCCGGAGGACCTGAAGTCGCTGGAGCAGGAGGCCGCGAAGCTGGAGTCCCTGGCCCGCGAGCTGGACGGGCGCGCTGGAGCGCTGGAGCGCCGGGCGAAGACGCTGGCGCCCTGA
- a CDS encoding NUDIX hydrolase, with product MAPASAALVELLARHVPRDDKEREDLSRMRHFATSLGEPFSRSQVEAHFTGSAVVVDPTGTKVALLHHAKLKRWLQPGGHAEAGDGGDMEATALREAREETGCRVHLHPTAPRPLDVDIHTIPARKDEPEHCHLDVRYLFVAEDPEALAHDPAESFGIQWVSWDEALKRADEAPLRRMLGKAREALEGGGASGPRLP from the coding sequence ATGGCCCCTGCTTCCGCTGCCCTCGTCGAGCTGCTCGCCCGCCACGTCCCCCGGGACGACAAGGAGCGCGAGGACCTGTCCCGGATGCGCCACTTCGCCACGTCACTGGGGGAGCCCTTCTCACGCTCGCAGGTGGAGGCGCACTTCACCGGCAGCGCGGTGGTGGTGGACCCCACGGGCACGAAGGTGGCGCTCCTGCACCACGCGAAGCTGAAGCGCTGGTTGCAGCCGGGCGGTCACGCGGAGGCCGGGGATGGAGGCGACATGGAGGCCACCGCCCTGCGCGAGGCCCGCGAGGAGACGGGGTGCCGTGTGCACCTCCACCCCACCGCGCCGCGCCCGCTGGACGTGGACATCCACACCATCCCCGCGCGCAAGGACGAGCCCGAGCACTGCCACCTGGACGTGCGCTACCTCTTCGTGGCGGAAGATCCCGAAGCGCTCGCGCACGACCCCGCGGAGTCCTTCGGCATCCAGTGGGTTTCCTGGGACGAAGCGCTGAAGCGCGCGGACGAGGCCCCCTTGCGGCGCATGCTGGGCAAGGCGCGCGAGGCCCTGGAAGGCGGCGGAGCCTCAGGACCGCGCCTCCCCTGA
- a CDS encoding 23S rRNA (pseudouridine(1915)-N(3))-methyltransferase RlmH: protein MKVRLLSIGKDRSGLFEPAVQEYARRLEHYTRFELIELTEASGKKLKPGEAKAAEAAAILSKRKPQDWVVALDERGTLLDSVALGRYVAKAQTGAKDLLFVIGGDEGLDDSVRAAAHQVLSLSKMTLPHRLARVVLIEQIYRAFTILKGEPYHK, encoded by the coding sequence GTGAAGGTCCGCCTGCTGTCCATCGGCAAGGACCGCTCCGGGCTGTTCGAGCCCGCCGTGCAGGAGTACGCGCGGCGGCTCGAGCACTACACGCGCTTCGAGCTGATTGAGTTGACCGAGGCGTCGGGCAAGAAGCTCAAGCCCGGCGAGGCGAAGGCCGCGGAGGCCGCCGCCATCCTGTCCAAGCGCAAGCCGCAGGACTGGGTGGTCGCGCTGGACGAGCGCGGCACGCTGCTGGATTCGGTGGCGCTGGGCCGCTACGTCGCCAAGGCCCAGACGGGCGCGAAGGACCTGCTCTTCGTCATTGGCGGAGACGAGGGCCTGGACGACTCGGTGCGCGCCGCGGCGCACCAGGTGCTGTCCCTGTCGAAGATGACGCTGCCGCACCGGCTGGCGCGGGTGGTGCTCATCGAGCAGATCTACCGCGCCTTCACCATCCTCAAGGGCGAGCCCTACCACAAGTAG
- a CDS encoding sigma-54-dependent transcriptional regulator, producing MARILVIDDHDTLREGMTVTLTRSGHTVFAVKGGADGLAAYRKAPFDLVVTDLKMDGMDGIAVTRALKQLDAGAVVMVVTAFGTIETAVQAMQEGAYDFITKPFPPEVLRAKVDKGLELAATRRQVERLTARTDAHDADAALTHRDIVGDSEPMQKLLGQVRKVAASDATVLVRGESGTGKELVARMLHQQSPRRGGPFVVVHCAALAETLLESELFGHERGAFTGAVKRKLGRFELADGGTLFLDEIGEIPASVQTKLLRVLQEKELQRVGGEETLKVDVRVVSATHRDLQAEVKAGRFREDLYYRLHIVPLTLPPLRERPEDITALARHFVAKHAPRVNRRVTGIEDATLHALTRHAWPGNVRELENAMEQSLVFAEGETLTPADLPPHLSGQTPRMDSGLPVPQGDRPLPEILEDLERQLIARAYEKAGGVKTETARLLGIKTSALYYKLEKYGFLPRGERPEEI from the coding sequence ATGGCGCGCATCCTCGTCATCGACGACCACGACACCCTCCGCGAGGGCATGACCGTCACCCTCACCCGCTCCGGCCACACCGTGTTCGCGGTGAAGGGCGGGGCGGACGGGCTCGCCGCTTACAGGAAAGCCCCCTTCGATCTGGTCGTCACCGACCTGAAGATGGACGGCATGGACGGCATCGCCGTCACGCGCGCCCTCAAGCAGCTGGACGCGGGCGCGGTGGTGATGGTGGTGACGGCCTTCGGCACCATCGAGACCGCCGTGCAGGCCATGCAGGAGGGCGCCTACGACTTCATCACCAAGCCCTTCCCGCCGGAGGTGCTGCGCGCCAAGGTGGACAAGGGCCTGGAGCTGGCCGCCACGCGCCGTCAGGTGGAGCGCCTCACCGCCCGCACCGACGCGCACGACGCCGACGCCGCCCTCACCCACCGCGACATCGTGGGCGACAGCGAGCCCATGCAGAAGCTGCTCGGACAGGTGCGCAAGGTGGCCGCCAGTGACGCCACGGTGCTCGTGCGCGGCGAGAGCGGCACCGGCAAGGAGCTGGTCGCCCGCATGCTCCACCAGCAGTCCCCGCGCAGGGGCGGCCCCTTCGTCGTCGTGCACTGCGCGGCCCTGGCGGAGACGCTGCTGGAGAGCGAGCTGTTCGGCCACGAGCGCGGCGCCTTCACCGGCGCGGTGAAGCGCAAGCTGGGCCGCTTCGAGCTGGCCGACGGCGGCACCCTCTTCCTGGACGAGATTGGGGAGATTCCCGCCTCCGTGCAGACGAAGCTCTTGCGCGTGCTCCAGGAGAAGGAGCTGCAGCGCGTGGGCGGCGAGGAGACCCTCAAGGTGGACGTGCGCGTGGTGAGCGCCACCCACCGCGACCTCCAGGCGGAGGTGAAGGCGGGCCGCTTCCGCGAGGACCTCTACTACCGGCTGCACATCGTCCCCCTCACCCTGCCGCCCCTGCGCGAGCGGCCCGAGGACATCACCGCGCTCGCGCGCCACTTCGTCGCCAAGCACGCGCCCCGGGTGAACCGGCGCGTCACCGGCATCGAGGACGCCACGCTGCACGCGCTCACCCGCCACGCGTGGCCCGGCAACGTGCGCGAGCTGGAGAACGCGATGGAGCAGTCGCTCGTCTTCGCCGAGGGTGAAACGCTCACCCCCGCGGACCTGCCCCCGCACCTGTCCGGCCAGACGCCGCGCATGGACTCCGGACTGCCCGTGCCCCAGGGCGACCGGCCCCTGCCCGAAATCCTGGAGGACCTGGAGCGCCAGCTCATCGCCCGCGCCTACGAGAAGGCAGGCGGCGTGAAGACGGAGACCGCCCGGCTGCTGGGCATCAAGACCTCCGCGCTGTACTACAAGCTGGAGAAGTACGGCTTCCTCCCCCGGGGCGAGCGCCCCGAGGAGATCTGA
- a CDS encoding Uma2 family endonuclease — MPEGDWHTEPRSQVLDLLRRHWADQLRVAYVSSALPVYYPEEPRFAPDLLVVLDAEPRPRDKWVCSAEGRGLDWGMEIHVGGDRKTVARDNVHRYARLGIREYFIFDGGLLTLEGYRLTHPGACVYTRMVPREGRYSSEVLGLEIQVEGDLLRFWSGDSPLLSASERIRQLEEQYRGLLERRIAQLQAEMARMKKSQR; from the coding sequence ATGCCGGAGGGGGATTGGCATACCGAACCCCGCTCCCAGGTCTTGGACCTGCTGAGAAGGCACTGGGCTGATCAGCTACGTGTCGCGTACGTGAGCTCGGCACTGCCTGTGTACTACCCCGAGGAACCACGCTTCGCGCCGGACCTGTTGGTGGTCCTGGACGCGGAGCCACGCCCTCGCGACAAGTGGGTGTGCAGTGCCGAGGGGCGCGGGTTGGACTGGGGCATGGAGATTCATGTTGGCGGCGACCGGAAGACGGTCGCCAGGGACAACGTGCATCGCTACGCCCGATTGGGGATTCGGGAGTACTTCATCTTCGATGGAGGACTGCTCACGCTGGAGGGTTATCGGCTGACCCATCCTGGTGCATGTGTCTACACGCGCATGGTCCCAAGGGAGGGCCGGTACTCCTCCGAGGTGCTGGGGCTCGAAATCCAGGTGGAGGGCGATCTCCTGCGCTTCTGGTCTGGCGACTCACCTCTTTTGAGCGCCTCAGAGCGGATCCGACAACTGGAGGAGCAATACAGAGGGTTGTTGGAGCGCCGGATTGCTCAGCTCCAAGCGGAGATGGCCCGCATGAAGAAGTCCCAGCGCTGA